Proteins from a genomic interval of Streptococcus sp. D7B5:
- a CDS encoding DUF262 domain-containing protein, which produces MTIQFTSKKVGELLKKGNLRIPSYQRPYKWNRKHIRNLFYDLRDAMGKKEYQIGSVILHKNDGHLDIVDGQQRLISISLFLHSLDDLENYKGANQLLSAEEFGELSCYHASENYNEWKNLTQLVGENEAKDICNFLLENCAVSVITMPQERLSEAFQLFDSQNNRGKSLEPHDLLKAYHLRKQDSEDERIVEKWEQFVEDKELSLKELFDKHLFRMRRWSRGETGLTNKRYGSYLRFTEDFIDDFKGVDLNQNFPYLELYRHIEKLPMSITMPIIDGSKFFEYIESSHETIKVHKNFLNKKFGVSNELEEEEQNLAYPEGMLNIYNSSKGRYLKCHNIFLNICSLFADRFGKEELSKEIVETLFIWSYYPRVKSKAIYDATVGNYAAGGRFRQKEVQKLFQLLSHAVTPNDFMIKIDRELFENYTVDKIIEEEKDKW; this is translated from the coding sequence ATGACTATTCAATTTACTTCTAAAAAGGTTGGAGAACTATTGAAAAAAGGGAATTTGCGGATTCCTTCTTATCAAAGACCATATAAATGGAACAGAAAACATATCCGTAATCTTTTTTATGATTTACGAGATGCTATGGGGAAAAAGGAATATCAGATTGGTTCCGTTATCCTGCATAAGAATGATGGACACTTAGATATTGTCGATGGACAGCAACGGCTAATTTCAATTTCTTTGTTTCTTCATTCGTTAGATGACTTAGAGAATTATAAGGGTGCTAATCAACTGTTGAGTGCTGAAGAATTTGGAGAGCTATCTTGCTATCATGCGAGTGAAAATTATAATGAGTGGAAAAATTTAACTCAATTAGTTGGCGAAAATGAGGCAAAAGACATTTGCAACTTTTTATTAGAGAATTGTGCTGTCTCTGTGATTACTATGCCCCAAGAACGATTATCAGAGGCCTTTCAGCTATTTGATTCTCAGAATAATCGTGGAAAATCTTTAGAACCTCATGATTTGCTCAAGGCCTATCATCTTCGCAAGCAAGATTCCGAAGATGAAAGAATTGTTGAAAAGTGGGAGCAATTTGTAGAGGATAAAGAGTTAAGTCTCAAAGAGTTGTTTGATAAACATCTTTTTCGTATGAGACGTTGGTCGCGAGGAGAGACAGGATTAACAAACAAGCGTTATGGCTCTTATCTCCGTTTTACAGAGGATTTTATTGACGACTTTAAAGGCGTTGATTTGAATCAGAACTTTCCATACCTAGAATTGTATCGTCATATTGAAAAACTCCCTATGTCAATTACTATGCCAATAATTGATGGAAGTAAATTTTTTGAGTATATTGAATCTTCTCATGAAACTATTAAAGTTCATAAAAATTTTTTAAATAAAAAGTTTGGAGTCTCTAATGAGTTAGAGGAAGAAGAACAAAATTTAGCTTACCCAGAAGGTATGTTAAACATTTACAATAGCTCAAAGGGTCGCTATCTCAAGTGTCACAATATATTCCTAAATATTTGCTCGCTTTTCGCAGATAGATTTGGAAAAGAGGAGCTATCAAAGGAGATAGTAGAGACCTTGTTTATTTGGTCTTACTACCCTCGAGTTAAATCTAAAGCCATATATGATGCGACGGTTGGGAACTATGCTGCTGGTGGAAGGTTTAGACAAAAAGAGGTTCAAAAGCTATTTCAACTTTTATCTCATGCCGTCACTCCGAATGATTTCATGATAAAGATAGATAGAGAGTTATTTGAAAATTATACTGTGGACAAGATTATAGAAGAGGAAAAAGATAAATGGTAG
- a CDS encoding DUF262 domain-containing protein, with product MVETHISLSVNRLLNEDTYAIPLYQRNFAWTYDEIEQLLNDVADAFQENRDNYYIGTLVVNKENDIFKIIDGQQRTTALNLIALALKHEFGFDLLKAVNLTFPARKKSNENIQKLFTKEKISEDDENELTRGYGHAKDALKKVLEERHLNPQSFVDYLFDKVIIFRSILSEDLDLNLYFERFNSRGEQLEAHEILKAQMMAKFGADQEMAQKFARIWDACAEFDKPVSSQFKMRRKRADDFQERERIFGWHFTNYSFHNIYDDIDFYQNERRKLSDILGKKINEKNIEVEKDFGDYTQVIDFPTFLLHVLAIWEGKDTNEVQLDDKKLLALFDIKNKNKTWIIEFSEFLLKIKHIFDNYIVRNSNMDSSSRNKDEWFLQKGTYYEYQPNGKAKEHYIVEERFTKNTFSDSEINKNIILLQSMFAVTFTANRDSRWLYEIFQFLFRHIEELNDQEFGAHFKEFLEKMAVTYAEERLFTEDRRIKKYGAIPVYAFNFVDYVLWKNREELKKAYDVKFEDFKFTYRRSIEHWFPQHPNSDERVEKIDDKFLHSFGNLCIITDSQNSKFGNLVPSAKYKQWEGIFNRQSLKLQMMADVTVKNDKWGICEIQFMEKEVERYVHDFCDS from the coding sequence ATGGTAGAAACGCATATAAGCTTATCTGTTAATCGTCTGTTAAATGAAGATACCTATGCTATTCCTCTTTATCAGAGAAATTTTGCCTGGACTTATGATGAAATTGAGCAGTTATTGAACGACGTAGCAGATGCTTTTCAAGAAAATAGAGACAATTACTATATTGGAACATTAGTCGTTAATAAAGAGAATGACATTTTCAAAATCATAGATGGGCAACAACGGACAACAGCCCTTAATTTGATTGCCTTAGCTTTGAAGCATGAGTTTGGTTTTGATCTATTGAAAGCTGTCAATCTTACCTTTCCAGCTAGGAAGAAATCAAATGAGAATATTCAAAAACTATTTACTAAGGAAAAAATCTCTGAGGACGATGAAAATGAATTAACTAGAGGTTACGGACATGCTAAAGACGCATTGAAAAAAGTGCTAGAGGAGCGTCACCTTAATCCTCAGTCTTTCGTTGATTATCTTTTTGATAAAGTTATTATTTTTCGGAGTATACTTTCTGAAGATTTAGACTTAAATCTTTATTTCGAACGTTTCAACTCTCGTGGAGAACAACTAGAGGCTCATGAGATCCTTAAGGCGCAAATGATGGCCAAGTTTGGTGCAGATCAAGAAATGGCACAAAAATTTGCAAGAATTTGGGATGCCTGTGCGGAATTTGATAAGCCGGTATCAAGTCAATTTAAGATGCGACGGAAGAGAGCAGATGATTTTCAAGAACGCGAACGTATTTTTGGATGGCATTTTACAAATTACTCATTTCATAATATTTATGATGATATTGATTTTTATCAAAATGAAAGAAGAAAGTTATCAGATATATTAGGAAAAAAGATAAATGAAAAAAATATAGAAGTAGAAAAAGATTTTGGTGATTATACCCAAGTTATCGATTTTCCAACCTTCCTACTCCATGTATTGGCAATTTGGGAAGGTAAGGATACCAATGAGGTTCAGTTAGACGACAAGAAACTTTTAGCCCTATTTGATATAAAAAATAAAAATAAGACTTGGATTATTGAATTCAGTGAATTTCTTCTTAAAATAAAACATATTTTTGATAATTACATCGTTAGAAATTCAAATATGGATTCTTCAAGCAGAAATAAGGATGAATGGTTTTTGCAGAAGGGAACTTATTATGAATATCAACCTAATGGAAAAGCGAAAGAGCATTACATAGTTGAAGAACGCTTTACTAAGAATACATTTTCAGATTCGGAAATTAACAAAAACATTATCCTCCTTCAATCTATGTTTGCTGTGACCTTTACTGCTAATCGTGATAGTCGTTGGTTATATGAGATTTTTCAATTTCTCTTCAGACATATTGAAGAACTAAATGATCAAGAATTTGGTGCTCATTTTAAAGAATTTCTTGAAAAAATGGCAGTGACGTATGCAGAAGAAAGACTGTTTACTGAGGATAGAAGAATTAAGAAATATGGTGCAATTCCTGTTTATGCTTTTAACTTTGTAGATTATGTTTTATGGAAAAATCGTGAAGAATTAAAGAAAGCATACGATGTTAAGTTTGAAGATTTCAAATTTACATATCGTCGTTCTATAGAGCATTGGTTTCCACAACATCCAAATAGTGATGAAAGAGTTGAAAAAATTGATGATAAATTTTTGCACTCCTTTGGGAATCTCTGTATCATTACAGATAGTCAAAATTCGAAGTTTGGAAATTTAGTTCCAAGTGCAAAATATAAACAGTGGGAAGGAATTTTCAATCGCCAGAGTTTAAAATTACAGATGATGGCAGATGTAACGGTAAAGAATGATAAATGGGGTATTTGTGAGATTCAATTTATGGAAAAAGAAGTGGAAAGATATGTACACGACTTTTGTGATAGTTAA
- a CDS encoding pseudouridine synthase, with protein MRLDKFLVACAVGSRTEVKNLLKAGRVTVNGKKEKSAKLQINEEKDEIRFDGQVLEYEEFVYYMMNKPQGVISATEDSKHRTVLDLLDDIARTKEVFPVGRLDIDTHGLLLLTNDGQLAHALLSPKRHVDKTYLAQVKGIMTQEDVETFGKGIPLKDFTCQPAKLEILSVDSDKDESQVRVTIAEGKFHQVKRMVAYCGKEVVDLQRLTMGTLVLDENLEQGEWRRLTKEELEELFASIA; from the coding sequence ATGAGATTAGATAAATTTTTAGTTGCATGCGCTGTGGGAAGTCGGACGGAGGTCAAAAACTTGCTCAAGGCTGGACGCGTGACGGTCAATGGCAAGAAAGAAAAATCAGCAAAATTGCAAATAAATGAAGAAAAAGACGAAATTCGCTTTGATGGTCAAGTGCTAGAGTACGAGGAGTTTGTCTACTACATGATGAACAAGCCCCAAGGAGTCATTTCAGCGACTGAGGATTCTAAACACAGAACAGTGTTGGACTTGTTGGATGATATTGCTCGGACCAAGGAAGTTTTTCCAGTAGGACGTTTGGATATCGATACGCATGGTCTTTTGCTCTTGACCAATGATGGTCAGCTGGCTCATGCCCTTCTATCGCCCAAGCGTCATGTGGATAAAACTTACTTGGCTCAAGTCAAGGGAATCATGACCCAAGAAGATGTGGAAACATTTGGCAAGGGTATTCCACTTAAGGACTTTACCTGCCAGCCGGCAAAACTGGAGATTTTGTCGGTGGATTCAGATAAGGATGAGAGCCAGGTTCGGGTGACCATTGCTGAAGGGAAGTTTCATCAGGTCAAACGCATGGTAGCCTACTGTGGCAAGGAAGTGGTGGACCTACAACGTTTGACGATGGGAACTTTAGTCTTGGATGAGAACTTAGAACAAGGAGAATGGCGTCGCCTGACCAAGGAGGAGTTAGAGGAGCTCTTTGCTAGTATTGCTTAG
- a CDS encoding WYL domain-containing protein, with translation MNDQERLLTIFLRLQFGTPLGKKQLAQEFEVSEKTIQRDFSLLRDILSSHPDFNGDLLYSRKTNKYSLSSKSVFNKKDILVISKILLENRALNRPEIDSLLKNLLILIPRDDQKEIEQIIGSEKLNYAPLTDQQDRIEKIWNLSESILHEQVLDIIYQKPYSESSKKQTVLPVSLYYDSHYFYLVVYQLKHATYITLRVDRIQSWSLSGIEKPSISYRDKFRDGDIRNERVDAFIGKKISIEIGYLYDPTIVMDQFPNAKIVGKNGSWTHFKFKSQYTPGLKRWLLGQGEAVTVLSPRILVEDMKRTVQEMIDKYK, from the coding sequence ATGAATGATCAAGAGAGATTACTAACAATCTTTTTACGCTTACAGTTTGGGACTCCGTTAGGAAAAAAGCAATTAGCCCAGGAATTTGAGGTTAGTGAAAAGACGATACAGAGAGATTTTTCGCTCCTTCGTGATATTTTATCCAGTCATCCCGATTTTAATGGAGACCTGCTTTATAGTCGTAAAACGAATAAGTATAGCCTATCAAGTAAGTCAGTTTTTAATAAAAAGGATATACTTGTTATTTCAAAGATTTTATTGGAAAATCGAGCATTGAATCGGCCAGAAATTGATAGCTTACTAAAAAATTTACTGATTTTAATTCCTCGTGATGACCAGAAAGAAATTGAGCAAATCATTGGTAGTGAAAAGCTTAATTATGCTCCCTTAACGGATCAGCAAGATAGAATAGAGAAAATTTGGAATTTATCGGAGTCTATTCTACATGAACAGGTCTTAGACATTATCTATCAAAAACCTTATTCGGAGTCTTCTAAGAAGCAGACGGTTTTGCCTGTATCTCTTTACTATGATAGTCATTATTTTTATCTGGTTGTTTATCAGTTAAAACACGCTACTTATATTACTTTAAGAGTAGACCGTATCCAATCATGGTCTCTTAGTGGTATAGAGAAACCCTCTATTTCTTATCGAGATAAATTTAGAGATGGTGATATTCGTAACGAGAGAGTTGATGCTTTTATCGGGAAGAAAATCAGTATTGAGATTGGGTATTTGTATGATCCTACTATTGTGATGGATCAATTTCCAAATGCAAAAATAGTTGGGAAAAATGGTTCCTGGACTCATTTTAAGTTTAAAAGTCAGTATACACCGGGTCTTAAACGCTGGTTACTGGGACAAGGGGAAGCAGTTACTGTTTTGTCTCCTCGGATTTTAGTAGAGGATATGAAGCGAACGGTTCAAGAAATGATAGATAAATATAAATGA
- a CDS encoding HAD-IC family P-type ATPase translates to MKYLSSQDIKDRQRNISDIKPYKTTKEIVVSNIFTFFNAMNLALAVLVATTLRFENMLFLGVIAINTAIGIFQEVRSKNALEKLSLLGKSKYKVNRDGQTIEIDPEDIVLGEYLYLNLGDQVPVDAEVLEGNIEVDESLLTGESDSVFKTVGDQLMSGSNVVSGTCLVTATAVGPDSYINKLAKSSKEFKKYPSQLRDYMDKILKIVSILLVPVAILLYVRGFSLGRSYVEIVLGSSGALVGMIPEGLILLVSVSLAVAAMKLAKKKVLVQELYCVETLARVDVLCFDKTGTITTGSMKVQEIDDKLAEKLSSYLAYFEDENATSRALKTYLTCEKKWEVQEVGAFSSKNKYSFVQVKEGGTYFFGAYEFLGFTQPMDAYYEHLKQQGFRILTLAHSKDHIMSPANMELLGHVVLSDEIKDNTKETFDYFESQGVEVKIISGDNHVAVYGVARKAGFKEEARAIDMTKVSDDDFERVVLEHDIFGRVTPEQKQKMVSILQNAGKTVAMSGDGVNDVLALKKADISFAMNGATSAAKSVSNIVFLTDDFAVFYDILMEGRRVINNIQKVASLFLTKTFFSIVFAILSVIFGLEFAFIPIQFTIISAITIGIPSFFLTFESNKEKVSTHFMRDILTNAAIGGGILVASVLLTNFLITVPGQVKFICFLLALFNGLCLVAKVSLPFNRYKLVLLVLLSLAALVGVLANTFILQGAYVPLETIQVVYVAILAVVIGGLHYLTRRKN, encoded by the coding sequence ATGAAGTATTTAAGTAGCCAAGACATCAAGGATCGTCAACGAAATATCAGTGACATTAAACCTTATAAAACAACCAAGGAAATCGTCGTTTCAAATATCTTTACCTTCTTTAATGCCATGAACTTGGCTCTGGCAGTTCTGGTAGCCACAACCTTGCGATTTGAAAATATGCTCTTTTTAGGTGTGATTGCTATCAATACAGCCATCGGGATTTTCCAAGAAGTGCGTTCAAAAAATGCCTTAGAAAAGCTAAGTTTGCTTGGTAAAAGTAAGTACAAGGTCAATCGAGATGGTCAAACGATTGAGATTGATCCAGAGGACATCGTTCTGGGTGAGTACCTGTATCTCAATCTGGGTGATCAGGTGCCTGTCGATGCAGAAGTGCTTGAAGGAAATATTGAAGTGGATGAGTCTTTGCTGACTGGTGAGAGTGATTCGGTCTTTAAAACGGTTGGTGACCAGCTGATGAGCGGAAGCAATGTCGTCAGCGGTACTTGTCTGGTTACGGCAACGGCGGTCGGACCCGATAGTTATATCAACAAACTCGCAAAATCCAGCAAGGAATTCAAAAAATACCCTTCTCAACTACGCGATTACATGGATAAGATTTTAAAAATCGTCTCGATCTTGCTGGTGCCAGTTGCCATTCTGCTCTATGTCAGAGGTTTTAGTCTAGGACGGTCTTATGTTGAAATTGTCTTGGGAAGTTCAGGTGCCTTGGTCGGCATGATTCCAGAGGGCTTGATTCTCTTGGTTAGCGTCTCCCTAGCGGTAGCAGCCATGAAGTTGGCTAAAAAGAAGGTTCTGGTGCAGGAACTATACTGTGTAGAGACCTTGGCGCGTGTAGATGTTCTTTGTTTTGATAAGACAGGAACCATCACGACTGGTAGTATGAAGGTCCAAGAAATAGATGATAAGCTAGCGGAGAAACTATCTTCTTATCTAGCTTATTTTGAGGATGAAAATGCAACCTCGCGAGCTCTGAAGACTTACTTAACCTGTGAGAAAAAGTGGGAAGTTCAAGAAGTCGGTGCCTTTTCAAGTAAAAACAAGTATTCCTTTGTCCAAGTAAAAGAGGGTGGGACCTATTTCTTCGGTGCTTATGAATTTCTAGGCTTTACCCAGCCGATGGATGCCTACTATGAGCATCTGAAACAGCAAGGTTTTCGAATCTTGACACTTGCCCATAGTAAGGACCACATCATGAGTCCAGCCAATATGGAACTACTAGGGCACGTCGTTTTGTCAGATGAGATTAAGGACAATACCAAGGAAACCTTTGACTATTTCGAATCTCAAGGTGTTGAAGTGAAGATTATCAGTGGTGATAATCATGTGGCTGTATATGGGGTGGCTCGTAAGGCAGGTTTTAAGGAAGAAGCGCGGGCGATTGACATGACCAAGGTGAGCGATGATGACTTTGAAAGAGTGGTCTTGGAACACGATATCTTTGGTCGGGTGACACCTGAACAGAAGCAAAAGATGGTATCTATTTTGCAAAATGCTGGTAAAACAGTTGCCATGAGCGGTGATGGAGTCAACGATGTTCTAGCTCTCAAAAAAGCAGACATCAGTTTTGCTATGAATGGTGCTACTAGCGCAGCCAAAAGTGTATCCAATATTGTTTTTCTCACAGATGACTTTGCAGTATTTTATGATATCTTGATGGAAGGACGCCGTGTCATCAACAACATCCAAAAGGTAGCCTCTCTTTTTCTAACAAAGACCTTCTTCTCCATCGTTTTTGCCATTTTGAGTGTGATCTTTGGTTTGGAATTTGCCTTTATCCCCATTCAGTTTACAATCATTTCAGCCATTACGATTGGGATTCCATCTTTCTTCCTAACTTTTGAGTCCAATAAAGAAAAGGTCAGCACACATTTTATGCGAGATATTTTGACCAATGCTGCGATTGGTGGTGGCATTCTAGTCGCTAGTGTACTCTTGACGAACTTCCTTATCACTGTCCCAGGTCAGGTCAAATTTATTTGCTTCCTACTTGCTTTGTTCAATGGTCTGTGTCTAGTTGCCAAGGTCAGTCTGCCATTTAATCGATACAAACTAGTCTTGCTCGTACTTTTGAGCCTTGCAGCCCTTGTTGGAGTGCTTGCCAATACCTTTATCCTGCAAGGAGCGTATGTGCCTTTAGAAACCATCCAAGTCGTCTATGTAGCCATCCTAGCAGTGGTGATTGGAGGCTTGCATTATCTGACTAGAAGAAAAAATTGA
- a CDS encoding GlsB/YeaQ/YmgE family stress response membrane protein, with amino-acid sequence MLGSMFVGLLVGLLAGALTNRGESMGCFGKMFLGWIGASLGHLLFGTWGPNLAGIAIVPAVLGAMVVLAIFWRRGS; translated from the coding sequence ATGCTTGGAAGTATGTTTGTTGGTCTCCTAGTAGGACTCTTGGCAGGTGCTTTAACCAATCGCGGAGAAAGCATGGGATGCTTTGGGAAAATGTTTCTCGGCTGGATTGGTGCTTCTTTGGGGCACCTGCTCTTTGGAACTTGGGGTCCAAATCTAGCGGGGATAGCTATTGTTCCAGCTGTTTTAGGTGCTATGGTTGTCTTAGCTATTTTCTGGAGACGAGGAAGTTAA
- a CDS encoding DnaA/Hda family protein, producing MVNQEILNSNVSIEEEIYNFEKGLKDDGSDWTGFPQIDLKEDSQCIYICGISETDRWHLFYTLTKIKPATPIASLAYYRVRDNLIFSKHSQWIKMQMEYTEYDLIFLDGVQFLGEADQRVQEYWMQQFKENKKRSKLFIVYSDCLPEDLKNMAESVVEFFESGIVVQLKSSKG from the coding sequence ATGGTGAATCAAGAAATTTTAAATTCTAATGTGTCAATTGAAGAGGAAATTTATAATTTTGAAAAAGGCTTGAAAGATGATGGGAGTGATTGGACCGGATTTCCACAAATAGACTTAAAAGAAGATTCTCAATGTATTTACATTTGCGGTATTTCAGAGACTGACAGATGGCATTTGTTTTATACGTTAACTAAAATAAAACCTGCTACTCCAATAGCATCACTTGCATATTATCGAGTGAGAGATAATTTGATTTTTTCTAAACATAGTCAATGGATAAAAATGCAAATGGAGTATACAGAGTATGATTTGATTTTTCTGGATGGAGTTCAATTCTTGGGAGAGGCTGATCAAAGGGTACAGGAATACTGGATGCAGCAATTCAAAGAGAATAAGAAAAGAAGCAAACTCTTCATTGTATATTCAGACTGCTTACCCGAAGACTTAAAAAATATGGCTGAATCCGTAGTTGAGTTCTTCGAATCTGGCATAGTGGTACAGTTGAAATCATCTAAGGGCTAG
- a CDS encoding aminopeptidase: MVLPNFKENLEKYAKLLVANGINVQPGHTLALSIDVEQRELAHLIVKEAYALGAHEVIVQWTDDIINREKFLHAPIERLNNVPEYKIAEMNYLLENKASRLGVRSSDPGALNGVDADKLSASAKAMGLAMKPMRIATQSNKVSWTVAAAAGLEWAKKVFPNAASDEEAVDLLWDQIFKTCRVYEEDPVKAWEEHAAILKSKAEMLNKEQFSALHYTAPGTDLTLGLPKNHVWESAGAINAQGEEFLPNMPTEEVFTAPDFRRAEGYVTSTKPLSYNGNIIEGIKVTFKDGQIVDITAEKGDQVMKDLVFENAGARALGECALVPDPSPISQSGITFFNTLFDENASNHLAIGAAYATSVVGGAEMSEEELEAAGLNRSDVHVDFMIGSNQMDIDGIREDGTRVPLFRNGDWAI; encoded by the coding sequence ATGGTTTTACCAAATTTTAAAGAAAATCTAGAAAAATATGCGAAATTGTTGGTTGCGAATGGAATTAACGTGCAACCTGGTCACACCTTGGCTCTTTCTATCGATGTGGAGCAACGTGAGTTGGCGCATTTGATCGTGAAAGAAGCTTATGCCTTGGGTGCTCATGAGGTTATTGTTCAGTGGACAGATGATATCATCAACCGTGAGAAATTCCTCCACGCGCCGATAGAGCGTCTGAACAATGTGCCAGAATACAAGATTGCTGAGATGAACTACCTCTTGGAAAACAAGGCTAGCCGTCTCGGTGTCCGTTCTTCTGACCCAGGTGCCTTGAACGGAGTGGATGCTGACAAGCTTTCAGCTTCTGCCAAAGCTATGGGACTTGCGATGAAGCCAATGCGTATCGCAACGCAATCCAACAAGGTTAGCTGGACTGTAGCAGCTGCAGCAGGGCTTGAGTGGGCTAAGAAGGTTTTTCCAAATGCTGCGAGCGATGAAGAAGCAGTGGACCTCCTTTGGGATCAGATCTTCAAAACTTGCCGTGTCTACGAAGAAGATCCTGTTAAAGCTTGGGAAGAGCATGCTGCTATCCTTAAGAGCAAGGCAGAAATGCTCAATAAAGAACAATTCTCAGCCCTTCACTACACAGCGCCAGGGACAGATTTGACACTTGGCTTGCCTAAGAATCACGTTTGGGAATCAGCTGGCGCTATCAATGCACAGGGCGAAGAATTCTTACCAAATATGCCGACAGAAGAAGTCTTTACGGCTCCTGACTTCCGTCGTGCAGAGGGCTATGTAACCTCTACAAAACCACTTAGCTACAACGGAAATATCATCGAAGGCATTAAAGTAACTTTCAAGGATGGTCAAATCGTAGACATTACTGCTGAAAAGGGTGATCAGGTCATGAAGGACCTTGTCTTTGAAAATGCGGGTGCGCGTGCCTTGGGTGAATGTGCCTTGGTACCAGATCCAAGTCCAATTTCTCAGTCAGGCATTACCTTCTTTAACACGCTTTTCGATGAGAATGCTTCAAACCACTTGGCTATCGGTGCAGCCTATGCGACCAGCGTTGTTGGTGGAGCGGAGATGAGCGAAGAAGAGCTTGAAGCTGCGGGACTGAACCGTTCAGATGTTCACGTGGACTTTATGATTGGTTCGAATCAAATGGATATCGATGGTATCCGTGAGGATGGAACACGCGTACCACTCTTCCGCAATGGAGACTGGGCAATTTAA
- the pepC gene encoding aminopeptidase C: MNAIQESFTDNLFANYEANVKYQAIENAASHNGIFAALERRQSHVDNTPVFSLDLTKDKVTNQKASGRCWMFAALNTFRHKLISQYKLENFELSQAHTFFWDKYEKSNWFLEQVIATADQELTSRKVSFLLQTPQQDGGQWDMVVSLFEKYGVVPKSIYPESVSSSSSRELNAILNKLLRQDAQILRDLLASGADQVTVQAKKEDLLQEIFNFLAMSLGLPPRKFDFAYRDKDDNYQSEKGITPQEFYKKYVNLPLEDYVSVINAPTADKPYGKSYTVEMLGNVVGSRAVRYINVPMERLKELAIVQMQTGETVWFGSDVGQLSNRKAGILATDVYDFESSMDIQLTQDKAGRLDYSESLMTHAMVLTGVDLDENGKSTKWKVENSWGDKVGTDGYFVASDAWMDEYTYQIVVRKELLTAEEQAAYEAEPIVLAPWDPMGALAE; this comes from the coding sequence ATGAACGCGATTCAAGAATCATTTACGGATAATTTATTTGCTAACTATGAAGCAAATGTAAAATACCAAGCTATCGAAAATGCTGCAAGCCATAACGGAATTTTTGCAGCCCTAGAACGTCGTCAAAGCCATGTTGACAACACACCTGTTTTCTCGCTTGATTTGACCAAGGACAAGGTTACTAACCAAAAAGCCTCTGGTCGTTGCTGGATGTTTGCAGCTCTCAACACCTTCCGCCACAAACTTATCTCTCAATACAAGCTCGAAAACTTTGAACTGTCACAAGCCCACACCTTCTTCTGGGACAAGTATGAGAAATCAAACTGGTTCTTGGAGCAAGTGATTGCGACTGCAGACCAAGAATTGACGAGCCGCAAGGTTAGCTTCCTACTCCAAACACCCCAACAAGACGGCGGTCAGTGGGATATGGTCGTGTCCCTCTTTGAGAAATACGGTGTCGTTCCCAAGTCTATTTATCCTGAGTCTGTTTCATCTAGCAGCAGCCGTGAGCTCAATGCCATCCTTAATAAATTGCTTCGCCAAGATGCCCAAATCTTACGTGACTTGCTCGCTTCTGGTGCAGACCAAGTGACTGTTCAAGCTAAGAAAGAAGACCTCTTGCAAGAAATCTTTAACTTCCTTGCTATGTCACTAGGACTTCCACCACGTAAATTTGACTTTGCTTATCGTGATAAGGATGACAATTACCAAAGTGAAAAAGGAATCACACCACAGGAATTTTACAAGAAATATGTCAATCTTCCTCTAGAAGATTATGTTTCTGTTATCAACGCACCAACTGCTGACAAGCCTTACGGCAAATCTTACACAGTTGAGATGTTGGGGAATGTGGTTGGTAGCCGTGCAGTTCGCTACATCAACGTTCCAATGGAGCGCTTGAAAGAATTGGCGATTGTCCAAATGCAAACAGGAGAAACTGTTTGGTTTGGTTCAGATGTCGGCCAGCTCAGCAACCGCAAAGCTGGAATTCTTGCAACAGATGTTTATGATTTTGAATCAAGCATGGACATTCAACTCACTCAAGACAAAGCTGGACGTTTGGACTACAGCGAAAGCTTGATGACCCACGCCATGGTCTTGACAGGTGTGGACTTGGACGAAAATGGTAAGTCAACCAAGTGGAAGGTTGAAAACTCATGGGGAGACAAGGTCGGTACAGATGGTTACTTCGTCGCCTCAGACGCTTGGATGGATGAATACACCTATCAAATCGTTGTCCGTAAAGAATTGCTGACAGCAGAAGAACAAGCTGCCTATGAAGCAGAACCAATCGTACTTGCACCATGGGATCCAATGGGTGCCTTGGCAGAATAA